The Gemmatimonadota bacterium genome has a segment encoding these proteins:
- the rlmN gene encoding 23S rRNA (adenine(2503)-C(2))-methyltransferase RlmN, producing MPTPLTLLDLAPADAAERLRAWVASEGLPGYRAGQLLRRLWVAPIGSWGEATELPKALRDRLDEAFPLPRLIADVIQQSQDGTRKYLWTLQDGEKVESVLIPSAGRRTLCISSQAGCALGCVFCATGLMGFRRNLTAWEIACQVREIVLATPDDKPTNVVFMGMGEPLLNWPAVDSTLSILNHPDGFGIGARHITVSTVGIVPGMKALAARPEQFRLAISLHSPNPADRQALMPIEKKYHLKEVLDVAKTFAKRITFEYVMIAGRNDRDEDAAVLASLARKLGAHVNLLPLHPGGNPGLVPTAVPRIKEFREYLTDCGIEAVVRRSRGLDIDAACGQLRVQMEKRRRADGVATG from the coding sequence ATGCCGACGCCGCTGACCCTGCTCGATCTCGCCCCCGCTGACGCTGCCGAACGGCTCCGCGCGTGGGTCGCCTCCGAAGGTCTCCCTGGCTACCGGGCGGGGCAGTTGCTGCGCCGACTCTGGGTCGCCCCGATCGGCAGCTGGGGGGAGGCCACGGAACTCCCCAAGGCGTTGCGGGACCGGCTCGATGAGGCCTTCCCGCTCCCGCGACTCATTGCCGACGTCATCCAGCAGTCGCAAGATGGGACGCGGAAGTACCTCTGGACCCTCCAGGACGGCGAAAAGGTCGAGTCGGTGTTGATCCCCTCGGCGGGTCGCCGGACGCTCTGCATCTCGTCGCAGGCGGGGTGCGCGCTTGGGTGCGTCTTCTGCGCCACGGGGCTGATGGGATTTCGCCGCAACCTGACCGCCTGGGAGATCGCCTGCCAGGTTCGGGAAATCGTGCTGGCCACGCCCGATGACAAACCCACCAACGTCGTCTTCATGGGGATGGGCGAACCGCTACTCAACTGGCCCGCCGTCGATTCAACATTGTCGATTCTCAATCACCCCGATGGGTTCGGCATCGGCGCGCGTCACATCACCGTCTCCACCGTGGGAATCGTGCCGGGGATGAAGGCGCTCGCAGCTCGGCCGGAACAGTTCCGGCTCGCGATCTCACTGCATTCGCCGAACCCGGCGGATCGTCAGGCGCTGATGCCGATCGAGAAGAAGTACCACCTGAAGGAAGTCCTTGACGTTGCGAAGACCTTCGCGAAGCGGATCACCTTCGAGTACGTGATGATCGCGGGACGCAATGATCGCGATGAAGATGCCGCGGTGCTCGCGTCACTCGCGCGGAAGCTCGGCGCGCACGTGAACCTGCTGCCGTTGCATCCGGGTGGTAATCCCGGCTTGGTGCCCACGGCGGTGCCCCGCATCAAAGAGTTCCGTGAATACCTCACCGACTGCGGTATCGAGGCCGTGGTTCGACGGTCACGCGGGCTCGACATCGACGCGGCGTGCGGGCAGCTGCGGGTGCAGATGGAGAAGCGGCGCCGGGCGGATGGGGTGGCTACCGGGTAA
- the ybeY gene encoding rRNA maturation RNase YbeY has translation MSRPAHAEVVVGGTAGKLPARVVREAVARVLEGERRDAAFVVTFLGPRRMRALNAEYKDHDWPTDVISFALPLPDGSLTGDLYICPSVAAREAHSRGIRVREELVRLVVHGTLHVLGFDHPEGEERTRSPMWQKQEHYVGLLT, from the coding sequence ATGAGTCGCCCCGCGCACGCCGAGGTGGTGGTGGGTGGCACCGCAGGGAAGCTGCCGGCGCGCGTCGTTCGTGAGGCGGTTGCGCGGGTGCTCGAGGGCGAGCGTCGCGACGCCGCATTCGTGGTCACCTTCCTTGGGCCCCGACGGATGCGGGCACTCAACGCGGAGTACAAGGACCACGACTGGCCTACCGACGTCATCTCGTTTGCGCTGCCTTTGCCCGACGGTTCTCTCACCGGTGATCTCTATATCTGTCCCTCGGTCGCGGCTCGTGAAGCACACAGTCGCGGCATTCGGGTGCGCGAAGAGCTGGTGCGACTGGTCGTGCACGGCACCTTGCACGTCCTCGGGTTCGATCATCCCGAGGGGGAAGAGCGGACCCGGTCACCGATGTGGCAGAAGCAGGAACACTACGTCGGGCTGCTGACGTGA
- the crcB gene encoding fluoride efflux transporter CrcB, with protein MGPSAFSPALLAAVALGSAIGGVARYVMTFLVQPRDVAFPLGTLAVNILGCFLIGAIAQYSLAPGRLSPELRVLLMSGFCGGFTTFSTFSFESVELIQAGAWSRALLYTFISVTVGLAAVSAGALTVRAATGAAA; from the coding sequence GTGGGACCTTCCGCATTCAGCCCTGCCCTGCTCGCCGCCGTCGCTCTCGGAAGCGCCATCGGTGGCGTCGCCCGGTACGTGATGACCTTCCTGGTCCAGCCGCGAGACGTGGCCTTTCCGTTGGGCACTCTCGCCGTGAATATCCTCGGGTGCTTCCTCATCGGCGCCATTGCGCAGTACTCCCTCGCACCTGGCCGCCTCTCTCCCGAACTGCGCGTGTTACTGATGTCAGGCTTCTGCGGCGGCTTCACCACCTTCTCGACTTTTTCGTTCGAGAGCGTGGAATTGATCCAGGCCGGTGCGTGGTCACGGGCGCTTCTCTACACGTTCATCTCCGTCACCGTCGGCCTCGCCGCCGTCTCTGCCGGCGCGCTCACGGTGCGTGCCGCGACCGGCGCGGCCGCCTGA
- a CDS encoding D-glycerate dehydrogenase: MSVRPRVVVTRRLPVAVEQALRERFDAELSSDDRPMSAEALQRALASADGVLCTVTDRMTAEVLSAYPLRARIIANFGVGVDNIDLAAADAHNLIVTNTPGVLTDCTADLAMTLILMTLRRAGEGEREVRGGRWLGLAPTHLLGRQVTGKTLGLIGMGRIGSAVARRAHFGFGMRVLCYNRTRLDDGQLAAVGAEQCATLESLLGSSDIVSLHCPSTPETRGLMNSTRLALMQPGAFLINTARGNIIDDDALVASLLSGHLAGAGLDVYRGEPQVDRRYLGMEQVVLLPHLGSATRETREAMGYLALENLAACFDGRPIPNRVGT, translated from the coding sequence ATGAGTGTGCGCCCGCGTGTCGTGGTCACCAGGCGTTTGCCAGTCGCGGTGGAGCAGGCGCTGCGCGAGCGGTTCGACGCCGAGCTCTCGAGCGACGATCGACCAATGTCGGCGGAGGCGTTGCAGCGAGCCCTTGCCAGCGCCGACGGGGTGCTCTGCACCGTGACCGATCGGATGACCGCAGAAGTGCTGTCGGCCTATCCCTTGCGGGCTCGCATCATCGCAAACTTCGGCGTCGGCGTAGACAACATTGACCTGGCAGCGGCAGATGCACACAACCTGATCGTGACCAACACGCCAGGGGTGCTCACGGATTGTACTGCAGATCTCGCAATGACGCTGATCCTGATGACACTGCGTCGTGCTGGAGAAGGGGAGCGCGAGGTCCGGGGCGGCCGCTGGCTCGGTCTTGCACCGACTCACTTGCTCGGGCGCCAGGTGACGGGGAAGACGCTCGGGTTGATCGGGATGGGGCGAATTGGTAGTGCCGTCGCCCGCCGGGCACACTTCGGTTTCGGGATGCGGGTGCTCTGCTACAACCGCACGCGACTCGATGACGGGCAGCTGGCGGCGGTCGGCGCCGAACAATGCGCCACGCTGGAGTCGCTTCTTGGCAGTAGCGACATCGTGTCGCTGCATTGCCCGAGCACGCCGGAGACGCGTGGCTTGATGAACAGCACTCGCCTCGCGCTGATGCAACCCGGCGCCTTCCTCATCAATACTGCTCGTGGGAATATCATCGACGACGACGCGCTGGTGGCGTCGCTGCTCTCCGGGCATCTGGCCGGTGCGGGACTCGATGTCTACCGCGGCGAGCCACAGGTGGATCGTCGCTATCTGGGCATGGAGCAGGTCGTGTTGCTGCCGCATCTCGGTTCCGCCACGCGCGAGACTCGGGAAGCGATGGGGTACCTTGCTCTGGAAAACCTCGCCGCCTGTTTCGACGGTCGTCCGATTCCGAATCGGGTTGGCACCTGA
- a CDS encoding LytR C-terminal domain-containing protein, whose translation MNRLPARWWVGGAVGLIVVVLLAGRLLKRAPPPAGPEPVRVWEPLAHRVEVEVLNSGGVIGAGRAGMLLLRRAGLDVVYLGNADSAHRGRDRNQVLVRRNDTAGVGRIVEALGDAEVIRQMDSSRMVDVTVLLGRRFRVPKGY comes from the coding sequence GTGAACCGGCTCCCGGCACGCTGGTGGGTGGGCGGGGCAGTCGGGCTGATCGTGGTGGTGTTACTCGCGGGGCGACTCCTGAAGCGAGCGCCGCCGCCGGCTGGCCCGGAGCCGGTTCGTGTTTGGGAACCGCTGGCGCATCGGGTCGAGGTCGAGGTGCTCAACTCCGGGGGCGTGATAGGCGCTGGTCGGGCCGGGATGCTCCTCTTGCGTCGTGCCGGACTTGATGTGGTCTACCTCGGCAATGCCGATTCCGCCCACCGCGGTCGCGACCGGAACCAAGTCCTGGTCCGCCGAAATGACACGGCCGGGGTCGGCCGGATCGTCGAGGCCCTCGGGGATGCCGAGGTGATCCGCCAGATGGATAGCTCCAGAATGGTGGACGTTACTGTCCTTCTGGGGAGACGGTTCCGGGTTCCCAAGGGGTATTAG
- the aspS gene encoding aspartate--tRNA ligase, translated as MHSTSLRSHRAGSLTRAELGATVRLGGWIHRRRDLGGIVFLDLRDRDGLVQLSCDPSWTSPEVLARAATLGAETVVLVDGVVALRHESARDAGMTSREIEVQVRDIRVVGPAVTPAIQVARREGEELASEELRLEHRVLDLRRPELQANIIMRHRLLQRARRTLSDLGFLEIETPILTKPTPEGARDYLVPSRVHPGEFYALPQSPQIYKQLLMVAGFDRYFQIARCFRDEDLRADRQPEFTQIDLEASFVGQEDILPVIERVLLELWAEAGEQVSIPFQRLTHRDAMERFGIDKPDLRFGFEIRDLSAAAGDDAAPFVRDGIAAGGRLRGIVAPGLGSLSRKELDQLGEVAKGAGAGGLIWAKRAEGGWEGQGVKALGAAALAAIDANAGDLLVAVVGKDVVTNPALHGVRTALARQPGVMPSLKHAFAWVVDFPLFEHDPATDSWVFTHHPFTSPHPEDLQYLESEPQRCRALHYDAVYNGTELGSGSIRITDPVLQGTVFRFLGIPAEEQQRRFGFLLNALASGAPPHGGFALGFDRIAMLLAGAPSLRDVIAFPKTAAARALFEGAPVTVAAKDLAALHLHTTVGTPNA; from the coding sequence ATGCACAGCACATCACTCCGTAGCCATCGCGCTGGTTCCCTCACCCGCGCCGAGCTTGGCGCTACCGTCCGTCTGGGTGGCTGGATCCACCGCCGCAGGGACCTCGGCGGGATCGTCTTCCTCGACCTGCGAGACCGGGACGGGCTGGTGCAGCTCTCCTGCGACCCCTCGTGGACGTCGCCCGAGGTGCTCGCCCGTGCGGCGACCCTCGGTGCCGAGACCGTGGTGCTTGTGGATGGCGTGGTGGCGCTGCGTCACGAGTCGGCGCGCGATGCCGGCATGACGTCGCGGGAAATCGAAGTGCAGGTTCGCGATATCCGTGTGGTCGGGCCCGCCGTGACTCCGGCGATTCAAGTTGCGCGACGCGAGGGCGAGGAGCTCGCCTCCGAAGAGCTGCGGCTCGAGCATCGCGTCCTTGATCTCCGACGCCCCGAACTGCAGGCCAACATCATCATGCGGCACCGCCTGCTCCAGCGTGCGCGGCGCACCCTGAGCGACCTCGGCTTCCTCGAGATCGAAACGCCGATTCTCACCAAGCCCACTCCCGAAGGCGCCCGCGACTACCTGGTACCATCACGGGTACATCCGGGCGAGTTCTACGCGCTGCCCCAGTCGCCCCAGATCTACAAGCAGTTGCTGATGGTGGCGGGCTTCGATCGCTACTTCCAGATCGCCCGTTGTTTCCGTGACGAAGACCTCCGTGCCGATCGGCAGCCCGAGTTCACGCAGATCGACCTCGAAGCCTCCTTCGTTGGACAGGAGGACATCCTCCCGGTCATCGAACGCGTGCTGCTCGAGCTCTGGGCTGAAGCCGGCGAGCAAGTCTCAATTCCATTCCAGCGCCTGACGCACCGTGACGCGATGGAGCGTTTCGGCATTGACAAGCCCGATCTGCGATTCGGCTTCGAGATTCGCGACCTCAGCGCAGCCGCTGGCGACGATGCGGCCCCGTTTGTTCGCGACGGAATTGCTGCTGGCGGTCGCCTCCGCGGCATTGTCGCTCCCGGACTCGGGAGCCTCAGTCGCAAGGAGCTTGATCAGCTGGGAGAGGTGGCCAAAGGCGCCGGGGCTGGCGGATTGATCTGGGCCAAACGTGCCGAGGGTGGCTGGGAAGGGCAGGGGGTGAAGGCACTCGGCGCCGCGGCGCTCGCTGCGATCGATGCGAATGCTGGCGATCTGCTCGTTGCTGTCGTGGGGAAGGATGTTGTGACCAACCCGGCCCTTCACGGAGTGCGCACCGCGCTGGCTCGCCAACCCGGCGTCATGCCGTCGCTGAAGCACGCGTTCGCCTGGGTCGTCGATTTCCCGCTCTTCGAGCATGACCCAGCCACCGACAGCTGGGTGTTTACCCACCACCCGTTTACGTCTCCGCATCCAGAAGACCTGCAGTATCTCGAATCGGAACCACAGCGATGCCGGGCGCTGCACTACGATGCGGTCTACAACGGCACGGAACTCGGCAGCGGCTCGATCCGGATCACCGATCCCGTCCTGCAGGGGACGGTGTTCCGCTTCCTCGGCATCCCGGCCGAGGAGCAACAGCGCCGTTTCGGGTTCCTGCTTAACGCGCTGGCGTCAGGGGCACCGCCGCACGGCGGGTTTGCGCTGGGCTTCGATCGGATCGCGATGCTGCTCGCCGGGGCGCCATCGCTTCGTGACGTGATTGCGTTTCCCAAGACCGCGGCGGCGCGCGCACTCTTCGAAGGCGCACCGGTGACTGTCGCAGCAAAGGATCTCGCCGCGCTGCATCTGCATACCACCGTGGGGACACCGAATGCATAG
- a CDS encoding helix-turn-helix transcriptional regulator, whose translation MNNHVKALRTAHGWTQADLAERLDVSRQTIYAIETERFDPSLPLAFAIARLFAKPIEEIFFPAK comes from the coding sequence ATGAACAACCACGTCAAGGCGTTGCGCACCGCGCACGGCTGGACCCAGGCCGACCTCGCCGAGCGGCTCGACGTCTCCCGGCAGACGATCTATGCCATCGAGACTGAACGCTTCGACCCGTCGCTGCCGTTGGCCTTCGCCATAGCGCGGCTCTTCGCGAAGCCGATCGAGGAGATATTCTTCCCGGCGAAGTAA
- a CDS encoding alpha/beta fold hydrolase, translating to MSRLLPALLVLVIAGRIEAQEPPTGVVERAVTIPGPVPLPGTLSIPAGKGPFPAVIIVHGSGAGDRDMTIGPDKPYRDIAWGLAQQGVAVLRYDKRSKVSPFWFAGKAFTVWDETVEDAVSALAVLRAQPEVNPSRTVMIGHSLGGMLAPRVAKADGKLAGIVLLAGATRATLADQVERQLAYIASISTGDSVTLKAVKAQQQMLAPRIARIRALVPADSANLQMILGAPAKYFLDLNGYDPAVAMRDVKVPLLILQGMRDYQVTPDQLADYLRILGPRDNTTVGRYEALSHLFIAGKGPPSPNDYAVPGHVDPSVITDIAAWVKLR from the coding sequence ATGAGTCGCTTACTTCCAGCACTGCTGGTGCTGGTGATCGCTGGACGAATCGAAGCCCAGGAACCGCCCACCGGTGTGGTCGAACGCGCCGTGACGATTCCCGGTCCAGTACCGTTGCCCGGCACGCTATCGATTCCGGCCGGAAAGGGCCCGTTCCCGGCCGTGATCATCGTGCACGGGTCTGGCGCCGGAGATCGCGACATGACAATCGGACCCGACAAGCCGTATCGGGACATTGCCTGGGGGCTCGCGCAACAGGGCGTCGCCGTGCTGCGCTACGACAAGCGATCGAAAGTCTCGCCCTTCTGGTTTGCCGGGAAGGCGTTCACAGTCTGGGATGAGACGGTGGAGGATGCGGTGAGCGCGCTGGCGGTGCTCCGTGCTCAGCCGGAAGTGAACCCGAGCCGCACTGTCATGATCGGCCACTCGCTTGGCGGGATGCTTGCGCCGCGGGTCGCGAAGGCAGACGGCAAACTGGCGGGGATCGTCCTGCTCGCCGGGGCCACTCGTGCGACACTGGCTGATCAGGTTGAGCGGCAGCTGGCTTACATCGCCTCGATCTCGACCGGAGATTCCGTCACCCTCAAGGCGGTGAAGGCACAGCAGCAGATGCTGGCGCCCCGTATTGCGCGCATTCGCGCGCTGGTGCCCGCAGACTCGGCGAATCTGCAGATGATCCTCGGGGCGCCAGCGAAATATTTCCTCGATCTCAACGGGTATGATCCGGCCGTCGCGATGCGGGATGTGAAGGTGCCGCTCCTGATTCTGCAGGGGATGCGTGATTATCAGGTGACGCCGGACCAACTCGCCGACTACCTCCGGATCCTCGGCCCGCGTGATAACACGACGGTGGGACGTTACGAGGCCCTGAGCCACCTCTTCATCGCTGGAAAAGGGCCACCGTCACCGAACGACTATGCCGTACCAGGGCATGTTGATCCATCGGTGATTACCGACATCGCTGCGTGGGTGAAGCTGCGCTAG
- a CDS encoding HD domain-containing protein — protein MIPAHDDPARSAQDGLPSWAVVAPARREHIERVVQLMRSWVTALRLAPEERARWLRAVWLHDALRDAPEAEMRRWAPTVEGPVELRHGPAAAARAELEGERDADVLSAVRWHSVGWVGWGRIGRALYCADFLEPGRTFDRADRAALAVLYPEEPDEVLREVVRRRLDYAITQGWTLPPESLAFRAAVL, from the coding sequence TTGATCCCCGCGCACGATGATCCTGCTCGCTCGGCCCAGGATGGCTTGCCGTCCTGGGCCGTCGTTGCACCTGCGCGTCGCGAGCACATCGAGCGCGTCGTGCAACTGATGCGCAGTTGGGTCACCGCGCTCCGCCTTGCGCCGGAGGAACGCGCGCGCTGGCTTCGCGCGGTCTGGCTTCACGATGCGCTTCGGGATGCCCCCGAGGCCGAAATGCGACGCTGGGCACCGACGGTTGAGGGGCCTGTCGAACTACGTCACGGACCTGCTGCTGCCGCGCGCGCCGAGCTCGAAGGAGAACGCGATGCCGATGTGTTGAGTGCGGTTCGCTGGCACTCGGTCGGTTGGGTGGGTTGGGGGCGAATCGGCCGGGCACTCTACTGTGCCGACTTTCTCGAGCCCGGTCGGACCTTCGACCGTGCCGACCGTGCCGCCCTCGCGGTGCTCTACCCTGAGGAGCCCGATGAAGTGCTTCGCGAAGTCGTCCGTCGGCGGCTCGACTACGCCATCACTCAGGGCTGGACGCTGCCCCCGGAGTCTCTCGCCTTCCGAGCGGCGGTCCTGTGA
- a CDS encoding DUF4147 domain-containing protein: MLHDCFLAGVAAVLPERCLPPALAAIPDATGPTVLLAVGKAAPGMALAIAAALTDRGTPPANTLVIGLQPGPGLLTGDHPVPGARSSRAAVAIAEWVAALPPDAEVHIAISGGATSLIAAPLPGLAGTDLQDVFAFLLRSGLDVATVNAVRKRLTRWGAGRLAAAVAPRKTFAWVISDVPGDDPATIGSGPCTGDPWQSTSLRSALESTAVWQHLAPVVRAAIEVETLKPGARELGDVQLQIVARNHDAISAAATFAANHGCAVRQSSRRITGEARTAGEAIVSDLITARSKMRAPLEVIVHGGESVVTLSEVFGVGGRNQELALAAARSLAQADVGEGTLLLAAGTDGKDGSSSAAGAIVDGLTWRAIASRGHDPDALLERHQSDRAFEAVGAQLITGPTGTNVMDLAIGLNVERVRLD; the protein is encoded by the coding sequence TTGCTGCACGACTGCTTTCTGGCAGGGGTCGCGGCGGTCCTTCCGGAACGCTGCCTGCCGCCGGCGCTGGCAGCAATCCCGGATGCCACCGGCCCCACCGTGCTCCTGGCGGTCGGGAAGGCAGCCCCAGGAATGGCGCTGGCGATCGCCGCCGCGCTCACGGACCGCGGGACGCCGCCAGCGAACACCCTCGTGATCGGTCTCCAGCCCGGCCCGGGGCTCCTCACAGGCGACCATCCGGTTCCCGGCGCGCGATCGTCACGCGCGGCGGTCGCGATCGCGGAATGGGTTGCCGCACTGCCACCCGACGCCGAAGTGCACATCGCCATCTCCGGGGGCGCCACCTCCTTGATCGCCGCACCACTGCCAGGTCTCGCGGGAACCGACCTTCAGGATGTATTTGCCTTCCTGCTTCGATCGGGACTCGACGTGGCCACGGTCAACGCGGTCCGCAAGCGACTTACCCGCTGGGGTGCAGGTCGTCTTGCCGCTGCCGTCGCGCCACGAAAGACCTTTGCGTGGGTCATTTCCGACGTGCCAGGAGACGACCCGGCGACGATCGGGTCGGGCCCCTGCACCGGCGATCCGTGGCAGTCCACCTCACTGCGAAGTGCGCTCGAATCGACAGCTGTCTGGCAACACCTCGCACCGGTGGTCCGCGCCGCAATCGAGGTCGAGACACTGAAGCCGGGAGCGCGCGAACTCGGCGATGTGCAATTGCAGATCGTCGCGCGGAACCATGATGCCATCAGCGCAGCGGCGACCTTTGCGGCGAACCATGGCTGCGCGGTGCGACAGTCGTCGAGGCGCATCACGGGCGAGGCGCGCACTGCCGGCGAAGCCATCGTGAGCGACTTGATCACCGCACGCAGTAAGATGCGCGCTCCGCTCGAGGTGATCGTCCACGGCGGCGAGTCGGTCGTGACGTTGAGTGAGGTCTTCGGGGTCGGTGGCCGGAATCAGGAGCTCGCACTCGCCGCCGCTCGCTCGCTGGCGCAAGCGGATGTGGGTGAAGGAACTCTGCTGCTCGCGGCGGGCACCGACGGCAAAGACGGTTCCTCCAGTGCGGCCGGAGCAATCGTCGATGGCCTGACCTGGCGTGCCATCGCGTCGCGTGGACACGACCCCGACGCCTTGCTCGAGCGCCACCAGTCTGATCGCGCGTTTGAAGCGGTCGGAGCCCAACTCATTACCGGCCCCACCGGGACCAACGTGATGGATCTCGCGATCGGGCTCAACGTGGAACGGGTGCGCCTCGACTGA
- a CDS encoding PhoH family protein — protein MHSEDIRHTLNAEGADPLLLAGVNEANFAEIQRAIGVRISQRGDAITLIGSLAQIERATPVVQGFIDLARAGQPIEPEDVYRLASDGHVAEVATAGDGLKVIIPGMRRAIVAKTAGQREYLNVINNHDIVIGIGPAGTGKTYLAVAKAVEALARKRVKRIVLARPAVEAGESLGFLPGDLQQKVDPYLRPLYDALEDMMPHEKVQKALETRTIEIAPLAYMRGRTLADAFIILDEAQNATIAQMKMFLTRLGVNSKVVVTGDKTQIDLPRREDSGLVQIERVLPGIEGIGFHYLTDEDVVRHRLVRDIIRAYAEDQAG, from the coding sequence ATGCATAGTGAGGACATCCGCCACACACTGAATGCCGAAGGGGCGGATCCACTTCTCCTTGCCGGCGTCAACGAAGCCAACTTCGCCGAGATCCAGCGTGCCATCGGTGTGCGGATCTCCCAGCGTGGCGATGCCATCACTCTGATCGGTTCCCTCGCGCAGATCGAACGCGCCACTCCCGTTGTGCAGGGCTTCATCGATCTCGCGCGCGCGGGGCAGCCGATCGAGCCCGAAGATGTCTATCGCCTCGCCAGCGACGGTCACGTGGCCGAAGTCGCCACGGCCGGTGATGGGCTCAAGGTGATCATTCCGGGGATGCGTCGCGCGATCGTTGCGAAAACCGCTGGCCAGCGCGAGTACCTCAACGTCATCAACAATCACGACATCGTGATCGGCATCGGGCCGGCCGGCACCGGCAAGACCTATCTCGCAGTGGCCAAGGCCGTTGAAGCGCTGGCACGGAAGCGGGTCAAGCGTATCGTCCTCGCGCGTCCCGCCGTCGAAGCGGGCGAGTCGCTCGGTTTCCTTCCCGGCGACCTGCAGCAGAAGGTGGATCCGTATCTGCGTCCGCTCTATGATGCGCTCGAAGACATGATGCCGCACGAAAAGGTGCAGAAGGCCCTCGAGACTCGCACCATCGAGATCGCACCGCTGGCCTACATGCGCGGCCGGACGCTCGCGGACGCATTCATCATCCTCGATGAGGCGCAGAACGCCACCATCGCCCAGATGAAGATGTTCCTGACCCGTCTTGGCGTGAACAGCAAAGTGGTAGTGACCGGCGACAAGACGCAGATCGATTTGCCACGGCGGGAAGACAGCGGCCTGGTGCAGATCGAACGTGTCCTTCCCGGGATCGAAGGAATCGGCTTTCACTACCTTACCGATGAGGACGTCGTGCGCCATCGCCTGGTGCGTGACATCATCCGCGCGTACGCGGAGGATCAGGCGGGTTGA
- a CDS encoding hemolysin family protein, giving the protein MTALLQALWPAIAGLMMLWAGLVALAGEGDTELGARALARDPSADELPPERVLHVIHLASMTAAAAIAGTAVGWWAYPPALALIRVLLVTVLVWTVGDLAPRLLATLAPEIVPYARQLALASRPIFAPLLWMATRFDGGRVDPSRVTARPDGHSPQEMALGVFSLAEMQVAEVMTPRLDIIAVQVDETEAQVVATLRRSEHARLLVLDGHPDAVIGVIYAKDVLPRLYAATRPTDQWQTLIRPASFVPTAKTLDRQLRDFQRGPGHLAVVVDEFGGTAGLVTLEDILEQIVGEIQDEHDVDEVKPVQQLPDGHWVVEGGIPLADLEAELEHDFEREDVATVGGLILAALGRVPRTGEAMEIDGWRVVVELVVRRRIRRVAFWAPHTAEIPIAQEAGQ; this is encoded by the coding sequence GTGACGGCGCTGCTCCAGGCACTCTGGCCTGCGATTGCCGGCCTGATGATGCTCTGGGCCGGCCTCGTGGCGCTCGCCGGCGAAGGTGATACCGAACTCGGTGCGCGGGCACTCGCTCGCGACCCCAGCGCAGACGAACTCCCTCCCGAACGCGTGCTGCACGTCATCCATCTTGCCTCGATGACGGCCGCGGCCGCGATTGCGGGCACCGCGGTCGGCTGGTGGGCGTATCCGCCGGCTCTCGCACTGATCCGCGTGCTGCTCGTCACCGTGCTCGTCTGGACCGTCGGCGATCTGGCGCCGCGACTGCTGGCGACACTGGCGCCTGAAATTGTTCCGTATGCTCGCCAGCTCGCGCTGGCGTCCCGACCCATCTTCGCGCCGCTGCTCTGGATGGCGACGCGATTTGACGGCGGTCGGGTTGATCCCTCCCGCGTCACCGCCCGGCCCGACGGGCACTCGCCGCAGGAGATGGCCCTCGGGGTCTTCTCGCTGGCAGAGATGCAAGTGGCCGAGGTGATGACGCCTCGACTCGACATCATCGCGGTGCAGGTCGACGAGACCGAGGCGCAGGTGGTCGCGACGCTCCGGCGGAGCGAACACGCGCGACTCCTGGTGCTCGACGGACACCCGGACGCCGTGATCGGGGTGATATACGCGAAGGACGTCCTGCCGCGGCTCTACGCGGCAACACGGCCAACCGATCAGTGGCAGACGCTGATTCGCCCGGCCTCGTTCGTCCCGACAGCCAAGACGCTCGACCGGCAACTGCGCGACTTCCAGCGCGGACCCGGGCATCTCGCCGTCGTCGTCGACGAGTTCGGTGGCACCGCCGGGCTGGTCACGCTTGAGGACATCCTTGAGCAGATCGTCGGCGAAATCCAGGACGAGCACGATGTCGACGAGGTGAAGCCGGTTCAGCAGCTACCCGATGGCCACTGGGTCGTCGAGGGCGGGATCCCGCTCGCCGATCTGGAAGCTGAACTCGAACACGACTTCGAGCGAGAGGATGTCGCTACCGTCGGCGGATTGATTCTCGCGGCGCTGGGCCGTGTGCCTCGCACCGGCGAGGCCATGGAAATCGACGGCTGGAGAGTGGTGGTCGAACTCGTGGTCCGGCGACGCATCCGTCGGGTTGCGTTCTGGGCGCCGCACACGGCGGAGATTCCGATCGCGCAGGAGGCGGGCCAATGA